DNA sequence from the candidate division WOR-3 bacterium genome:
ACTGGTATAGTGCAATAACGCTTTAGTTGGAATACATCCCCGGTTAAGACAAACACCGCCAATTTCGCTTTGTTCTACCAATAAAACCGATTTACCCAATTGAGATGCTCTAATCGCAGATACATATCCTGCAGGACCAGCACCAATTATTAGAATATCAGGATTTTCCATTTTTATCTTTTATATCACTTATATTTCTGATGAATAAAAAATACTAATTTCAGCGCATCAAATTCTGAAGTAATTTTTTGGTAATTAGTAATTTAGGATTGAGAGTTTGCATCTAAGCAATCTTATTCGACCCACCGTGTTTTACAACGGGCAAGATTAATCCGTTCAATTTCTTTGGTATAACGGTCAAGCAATTCTTGGGCAAACGTAACCGGATCGATATTAAGGTCTGATAATCCTTTACTTTTTGTGCCTTGTTCTTCAGTACCAATTATATTAATCCCTACATGAATTAATGAAGAAACCGGAGATGCGGTTGCAGTAGATATGGTGATTTTGGCATCGTTGATAAAAAGGTCTGTGCCAACTCTACGCACAATAAGTTTTCCCAGTTTCTCATTTAATAAATCCTTTACCATATCTACTAACAGATATTGCCGAAGGATTGCCTTTTCCAAATCGATCTCAAAGTGTTCGGCAATGAAATGAAGCATCCGAGGTGCATAGACCCGTTTACCGGCTTTGACATCTTCTAAATCAACTAATTCTCTGAGGCTAATATCACACGGTCCGATAAAAGCAATGATTGAATCGCCTGCAATTCCAAAATTATCATAGGCATAGAGCGAATGTAATTGTTCGCCCGTATAACCCAATTCTTCTTTTATGAATCTACTACGCATTGATTATCTCCTACATTTCTGAATATTAACTTACATCTACTTAGTAGTTTTAGACTTATTCT
Encoded proteins:
- a CDS encoding DUF366 family protein, with protein sequence MRSRFIKEELGYTGEQLHSLYAYDNFGIAGDSIIAFIGPCDISLRELVDLEDVKAGKRVYAPRMLHFIAEHFEIDLEKAILRQYLLVDMVKDLLNEKLGKLIVRRVGTDLFINDAKITISTATASPVSSLIHVGINIIGTEEQGTKSKGLSDLNIDPVTFAQELLDRYTKEIERINLARCKTRWVE